CCTCGTCGACGCCAACCACTGCCCCGGCGCAGTTCAGTTTCTATTCAAGGTGCCGACCACCTCTGGCGGCGGTGATTTTAGGTATGTGCACACTGGTGATTTTAGGTATTCTAAGGAAATGAAGAACGAAAATGCGATTTCTGAATTTGTTGGTGCTGATGCTGTGTTTCTCGATACGACCTATTGTAATCCGAAATTTGTATTTCCGAGCCAGGAGGAGTCGATTGATTATATTGTTGGGGTAATTGAGAGGCTTGGATTTGGGAATGCAAAGAATGTGCTGTTTTTGGTTGCTACGTATGTTATTGGGAAGGAGAGGATTTTGTTGGAGATTTCTCGGAGGTGTAAGAGGAAGATTCATGTGAATGAGAGGAAGATGGAAATTTTACGCTCGTTGGGATTGGGAGAGACGGGAGTTTTCACGCTGGATGAGTCCGAGAGTGACGTTCATGTCGTTGGTTGGAATGTGTTGGGCGAGACATGGCCGTATTTTCGACCTAACTTCACGAAGATCGGTGAGATTATGAGTGAGAGAGGTTATTCGAAGGTTGTAGGCTTTGTTCCGACTGGGTGGACGTATGAACTCAAGCGAAATAAATTCTCAGTGAGAACTAAGGACTCATTCGAGATTCATCTAGTTCCATATAGCGAGCATTCTAACTATGATGAGCTTAGAGAGTATGTGAAGTTTTTGAAGCCAAAGCGTGTTATCCCCACAGTTGGTGCTGATGTTGAAAAAATTGACAGCAAGCATGCCAATGCAATGCAAAAGCATTTTGCTGATTTGGTTGATGAAATGGCCATCAAACAGGAATTTTTGATGAGTTTTGTTCGTGGTGGGACGAAGGCAGTGGATGTaataatagaagaaaaaaaggatGCCCCTTCCTCTGCATCACATTCTTGTACTGACATAGAACAGGAGAATGACAGGAGATCTCCGTGTCCTCAACAGGAACATGAGCAAAGTGATTCAGAAGATATCAGAAAAGATTGTTTGGAGAAATCTGCACAGGATATGCGGGACTGCCTGCCCAGTTGGGTCACTCTATCTCAGATATTGGACTTACTTGAAAGTTCAGGTGGAAATGTTgttgaagcagtttctaatttTTATGAACATGAAACGGAGTTTCATGAACAGGTCCGTCCTGGTGTATTGGTCTCTTGTGCTTTTGATGAAGGTCCAGAAACTAAACCAGCTTCGCCCATTAAACCTATTGCCAAGACCGATCACTCGGAGACTGTTCCTCTGAGTCAGAGTTTTAAATTATCTAGTCCTAAGAGTATAAAGAAAAGCACTAATTCTCCAGGTAAAAGGAAGAGAAACCTTGATAACAAGGGAACAAAGAAAGCAAAAGTTGGTTCAACCCGGAATAGTAATGATTCAAAACAGTCTACTATAACCAAATTCTTTAAAAACAAATTGCCTGTTGTCTCTAAAGAGAGCAAAGCTGACGTTGTATTTAATGATGGTTgcaatgataaaaaaaagtttcccGCTGAGGTTACTGAGTTGTACAAAGATGAGGTGGATCAGTTTATTCAGCTTGTGAATGACGGTGATGAATCATTAAGAAGCTATGCAGCATCACTTCTTGAGAAGACCAAAGGAGACATCAATATGGCTCTGGATACATATTACAATAACCATGCTAGCACTGCCAATGACAGTAAAGAAAATTTGCTGGGTAATGATAAATCCAAAGAGTCTGAGTGTACAAGTAGAATCTCCTCCATGGAAGGTCATGCTGAACAGAGGAATACTCCTCCGTTGAAATCAAGTCTGATATAAAGGACAATCTTTCTGTAGATTGTGTATCTCTGCCACTTGAGCGATATTCCCCTATTGAACATGGTTAGTTAGTTTATGGTCATCTGACTGTGTAAATTATTACTCTATGTCTCATTTTTGGAGATTATTGCTTCAGTAGCTTGCTATTAAAGGGTTAGAATCTTTCCCAGCATGCTGGAGGAAAGGACAACCTGCTCCATACATTCATATAGCCCGCACTTTTGATTTGGTTAAAGAAGAAAAGGGCAGGAATAAAGCTATATAAATGATGTGTAACATGTTTAGGAGGTCGGTTTTCTTGTTATTTGCTATTTGATATAAAAAATGAGTCGGTTATATGCATTTGATGctagtatttaatttttccCTTTCCAACTGATCGAGCTGGGccttattatttttatcatccATTATACTTCATTATGTAGTTTATTGGCCCTTTCACCAGAGGATGTTCTTCCTGCTGTGTATTTGTGCACAAATAGGATTGCTCCTGAGCATGAAAATACGGTAATATTATATTCAATCTTGTTTTCCCTTACATTCTTTCTAGATTTTTGTATAAATTTTGTACTGGAACAGTTCAATATAAATACAAGAGCTGGAAATGTAATTCCACCCGATAAAATTCTTCCTATCATGTTTGTTTTATTCACCTATCTAGCTATACATGTATAGTTTATTTACATTACACATATCAAATTTTTGTTCTGGAATCCTTTATTCTGTATGTGATGTTGTAGGAACTGAATATTGGTGGTGGCATTGTTGTTTCGGCCCTTGAAGAGGCTTGTGGGACGAACAAATCAAAAATAAAGAATCTTTATGATAGCCTTGGTGATCTTGGTACACAAAATATAGTTTGAATTCTTTCTCCTTATGTTGTACAATTATCTGTGGCACTGGTGGGTTGTTTTGTTGCTGAGTAACTTATATTCTATCAGGTGATGTTGCTCAGCTTTGCCGGCAAACACAATCACTACTCTCTCCTCCAGCAGCGCTTACAATCCGGCAAGTGTATTCTGTCTTACGGAAGATAAGGTATGGATATCCTAGTTATGGATTTTGTATGTAGAAAGACAACTCATTTATCTTTTGGTCCATGGCCTCAAACAATTGCATGAGAACAAGGCCCAAAATGTATTTCCATGAATCTGAGCTGTGTCTTATGTGGAGTGGTAAGGCCATGAAATATAGTACCAACTGATGTTCTTTTTTCAACGTTTTGATGAAAAATATTGCATTTACTAATGTCATGCTAAGTTTTATGTGTTCCCCTTTTTATAATGTAGTATCTTCTACTAGTAAATACCAATATATTTCTATTATGTTAGTGGTTTTTGTCTCTTGAAACTATTTTTAATTGATCAACCAAGGGGAAACATGTCAATGTATTATTGATCTTCTGAAGTTATAGCTTTCAGATTAGTTATCATTCTCTTCATTTTCTTTCAAGTGCATGCTTACTTTGGTACCTTTGCCTGCTGTTCAGGAAAAAATAGGTTTTATACATCCTGAATGCAAGTACTACTTGATAACAAGTACGGCAGTCGGCACAGTTGAGAAGTGCTAAATTTTTTATGTGCTCTTTTGTTGGGCTCTAAATTGGTTTGGGCAACAACTTTTTCAATGAACTGAAAATTTTGTGTTATGATACTAGAGAGTTTTTTTGTCGAATTATTTTGTATGTTAGTAATGTGTTCCATGTTCAGGTGATCGTATGAGCTATGATTTTATCCTTTCCACTGTATTCTGTAAGCATCTTTCACCTTTACATTGAATTCGTCAGTGTACAAACAGGTAGTGGCAGTACAAGCCGGATGAAAAGCCTCATTGTGAATCTCATGTGCTCATGTAGAGAGAAGGAGATGAAATTTCTCGTCAGAATCTGGTACGGTAAAAGTGATTATGCTAGTAATTGGATTATTTTCAAACCACAAAGTGATTATGCTAGTAATTGGATTATTTTAAAACCATAATATAAGGCTATATAAAAAGATCATGCAGCAGTTACAGGGAAACATGaacatttacaaaataaaaagaagataTGAAAGCATTGTATCTTCCCTGAGATCTGAAATCGCCTGGCTGAAAAAGATGGTGAGAGACTCTGCTGTCTCTCAACTAAAGCTGAGAACGAAATTGAACAATAATCTGAAAACTTGTCTTCATACCCTCTTGTAACTTATTTTACCTCTGTTAGTCATGGTTTAGCATTACACCATGGGTGCGTGTGACTTCACATTTTAATTGATGTAGGTTAGGAACTTAAGAATTGGAGCTATGATGCGAACTATTCTTCCTGCTTTAGCCCAGGCCATTGTAATGCATTATAAAGGAGCAGCTGAAAACCTGAAGGAAGACATTCAGGTTTGTTTAGTTTGAGTTTATATGTGTGCTGTCTTACATTTGATATCAAGTTCTGTATTCTGTTATACTTCTTAATATCCTGCTATGTTAATTAATCAACTGTTCAATGAATAGAATGCTGCAGTTTTGCTCATTTGTCTGCTTTTCCTTGTTTTTTGATAGCGTCTCTCAAGTGCTGTAGTTGAAGCATACAACATAATTCCAAACTTGGTAAGTTATGATTTTGTCATCCTGCCTAATTCATGTTGGTTGTTTTTATTATCAGTACACTCTGTTTCTGCATTGAATATGATTGGTATCTGTGAAACAAATGAAATCTTGACTGTCCATTTATTGTCTTTAAAAGAACTTTATTAGATCAGATAAGATGCCTGCATACTTTTTAGTGGAGAATATGTGAGGTGGTGCATGGATGGCTGAAAGATTTTCACGGAGAAGAGATTTGCCTCTCTTTTccttagtattatttttcatgTGATTAATATCTCCTTATCTGGATTTTGTTCTTTCTCTAAGTCAGCTAATCTTGACACTTTTGCTTGAGTATACATATTCTGGTGATATAGTAGTGCATATGTTCTACTATATTATCTTCTCTGAAACTTGGTATTGCCTCTGAATTCATTCCAACAAAAAATGTAACTCCGTTATAAGGGATGTAAGGTATTATTTATCTTATGATTGCCCTAATTATTTCGTGGAGTACCTTGTGGCAAGGTTGTTCCTTTCAACAATTATATCTTGTTGATCGAACACAAACACATGTAGATACTAGTACGTCTTGATAGGTACTTGTAGGGAGTTGTTCGTGATTGAGATATTATGAACTTGTTGATTCTTCTTGTTGTTTTTACAGGACTTACTTATCCCATCTCTGATGGAAAAAGGGATCCAGTTTTCATCATCAACCGTATCAATGGTGCCTGGCATACCAATCAAGCCAATGCTTGCTAAGTATTGTGCCCACTTACTTTGTGTTTGATGTAAAACTGATTATTTTATGTATGCCTCCTTATTTTCATGGTATATAATCTCAGAATCACTAATGGAGTGCTGGAGGTGCTGAAAATCTTCCAAAACAGAGCATTCACATGTGAATATAAGTCAGTTCTATGGATACTTGCTATAACTATTTGCTTTCTTGAATTTTGGTTAAATTATTGCAATTTAAATGCGGCCAGGAAATCTAGTTAGCTCTTGTAATTTATGCAACTAGTACTCAGTTCCAATTCTCTCCGGCGTAGTTCTCAAGTCTCAACTGAACTGACGTTGAAAATCAATTGATTGCGTTGAACTGATAATTTTCAAATGCACTACACTATGAGCTCTTGCTATCTAGTCATTCTTCAGAACTTCTGAGTCTTGTTATTCCATCAGAAATGAGCTTTTTTCTTTACCGAATTATGGTTTCTGGCTTTAGTTTTGGGGCAATGTGAATTTGTTAAATGCGATGCTTATCGGCTTAGTCATTGTTCAAGTATCTTGGTCTAGTTAAGACCTAAGCATCAAGAGATTGTTGAAATGTTCCAAGTTTGGGATTCTCGATTTTTTCCTAAATTATATGGTATTTGCACAAGAGAGCCCATTTTCACTCTGAATAGTTCTTGGTAGCATGGCTATCTGTAATGGAGTTCAAATTAGCAATGCTGAACATTTCATTTCCGTTGTGTTTTCTAGATATGATGGCCAGCGAGCTCAAATTCATAGATCTGCGGACGGTTCTATACGTGTCTTCTCGAGGAATGGTGATGAAACCACATCAAGATTCCCAGATTTAGTTCAGATAGTTGTTGACTCTTGTGTGCATTGCTGCTGGAGCATTTATTTTGGATGCTGAGGTCAATCTTCACTCTTCCTTCTCTTTAATTTTTTCTGTTATTTGTTTGCattctgatgcagatgcacctAAATTATTAGCAATCTACAAATTCATATGTTCATTGCTTGGTTTCAGATTTACAGGAACCATAAGTTAGTAACACATAATTTATTTTGAGTTCAGGTGGTTGCAATTGATCGAAATAATGATCGGAGGCTAATGTCATTTCAAGAGCTATCAACCAGGGAGAGAGGGAGTAAGGATTCCATGGTTGACGTAGATAAAATCAAGGTTATACAGTGTcactatttaaaatttaaaactgatcatggaaatgattttgactTGATATGCTCaagtaaaaaaaagttaatttatAAGTTTGTTAAACATTTTATATTATGATATGAATCTCTGCTTACAATCCAGGAGAGGTCATATATATATGGAAACTTTACTTTTACTTTAAACACATGCATTCCCTGCCTTGTGTGTTTGGATTGAAGACTTTGGAGGATGTATTTGAAAAATGGAAACCTGAAAATCTTTTCTATTAACTATGCAACTTTCCTTTAGTTATtgtctttctttttcttttctctcaatTTGCTTACCTTTAATGGATTTAAAAAATAACCATTTTTCTGACTACTTGTTACCTAAAAAATTTATAAGATGAAAGCTACTAAATTTACCTTTTCGATGAAAATATGGGCATGCCATTTAGtttcaaataaatttattagtattGCTCACTTCAAAGTTCAAAAGGCATTATTCATATGAAGATGAGTATAAGGACCATTAAAGGGTCATATGTTTACTTGGAATACTCATTAAGTCCTCCGTTGAGAAAAGTAATCAGATTCAAGGAACAATAGATCAACTCATGAATTATTCAAAATCTAGTATACTGTGGCTCCTTGTGTAGCAGCTACAAAAAGTATGTATATACATCAGAACTTAAACTAAAATTCTAGTATATCCTAAGATAAGCAGGTTTCATTTCTGGCAAACTCTTTCTTACATGTTCCAGCTCGATACTTGCTGAGCTTGTTATTGTTGGAGGGGAGACTATTGTATCTGACCTCTTCTGTTTTCGCAGGTTGACATATGCGTTTTTGTCTTTGACATTATGTTTGCAAGTGGAGAACAGTAAGAGTTGCCTACCGCCCTTTAACAATCTGCACCCCCACCCCAAAACTACATGTATGCaaagaaaataaggaaaaataaaattaaaagaagaatACATATGAAGATGATAACTAGTTTAAAGATGCATTCAACTCTCATACAGATGCCCATACCTAATGGTTGGGTTTGTGCACAACTTGCTCCTgatttcattttcttgtttttgtagAAAATTATGTTTTGTTATTATGAAAGCATCCATTTATAACTTCTCGCTCAAGCCATACAAAATTTAAATGCAGGTTATTGGATCGGCCCCTACGTGTAAGACGAAAATGTATGGAATTTCTTTTATTGATCATTTCTTACTGTTGTACTGGGTGACATAGTATGTGGCCTAATTTCGCATTCTCTTTGGGGAACCAGATTTGAAGGATTTATTTGGTGAAGAGAGACCAGGTTATTTCGAATATGCTAAAGAAATGACTGTaagtttctcttttttttttgatgaATGAGTTAATGATTTTACACTCTTCCTACAAAATAACCAACCTCTTTTAGATTGAACCCCAAGATGCTGATTCAAATAATGAAGCTACATCAAATAGGATGAGCAGTTTTCTATCGGATGCCATTCACTCCTCATGTGAAGGGATCATGGTTAAATCTCTCGATGTTGATTCTGGGTATGCTCCATCAAAGCGTTCCGATGCCTGGTTGAAGGTGTTATATGCGTTTGAAACTTTTTATTAGAACAGTTTATTACGAAGGTCtgtaattctttattttttgagCAAATCATCCTTTCCTCTCGCAGGTTAAAAGAGATTATGTTGAAGGGCTAAGTTGATTCCTTGGACTTGGTACCTATAGGTGCTTGGTATGGAAATGGAAGAAAAGCTGGATGGTAAATAATTCTCTCTATACTaactttctttaatatttttctctctGTGAATTCAATACTAAGCATCAATCTATAGCAGTAATTAATCATGTGCTGGGTGTAGTGATGATGCTAGTTTCAATTTTACACATCTTCCTCGAGTCTGGAAAGAATGAGAAGAATCTTTGTTTCACGCATGTAAAACTGCATTTATGATATTCCAGGTTCAGTCCGTTTTTAATGGCGTGCTACAATCCCGATACTGAAGAATTCCAGAGTGTCTGCCGGGTCATGTCAGCATTTTCAGATGCGTTTTACAAAGAGGCAAGTCGAAAAGCTAAACCATCCTCAAAAGCTAAACTCGATGAAATTGGATTCTGCTTAGCCTTTCCTAAAAGTTTTTAACATTAAGCAAAGATGAAACTTTCAGTGTAGTAGTACTTGTTAGTTAAGAATGATGTCAACAGATAACTAGTTGGAACTAAATTCTGCAGATGAAAGACTTCTTCATTGGAGACAGAATTCTTTCGAAAAAGCCATCATACTATGGAACAGCAGAAGCACCCGACATGTGGTTTTCTGCGGAACTCGTGTGGCAGATAAAGGGCGCAGACTTCACGGTTTCACCGGTTCATCATGCGGCCCTTGGTTTAGTCCATCCATCGCGTGGTATTTCAGTTAGATTTCCTAGATTTATTCGATCCGTCACGGACAGAAAGCCTGAAGATTGCAGCACAGCTTGTGATATAGCTGACATGTTCAGTTTGCAAACCAGAAAAATGGATGTAGGCATAAAAAAATGAGGGAGATGCAGTCGGCTACTTTTACATATTATCATTAGGAGGAGGGTAGGGTTCTTGTTCTGTAAAAACTTGTACAGGTATTTTGAGACATAGCCTTACTCCAGCTGTGGTCTATGGTAAACACACTATCGATTTTTTTGGCAATTAAACACGAGTGTACTATAACATTGAGGGGGAGCAAAATAACCGAAAACTGAATATTCGATCTGAACCAAAATGAATTGGTTTGGATTTATAAAAATCGGAAAACCAAATTTCTTATTAAAACAAATTCTATTTGTgttaatttatattaataaatctAATAATATTTAGACTTTATAATGATTATAGTTGTTTTGATATGTTAATTGATTGATAAGATATAATTGTGTTGGTCAGAGAAAATTAATTTCCAGATTTTCATTTTTTGGATATACTGTGTAGTTTCAAATTTTTGAGTTTGGTTTTTGTAgttaaaatttcagtttttagaatttttaagATATATTTATGCAACATTTTTTTCGGATTGGTTTCTATTGTTGGGATTTCAATTATTAGGGATAATTcggtattaattttataaaattttagtttttctaTTCGATTTGGCTAAAAACCGAATACACGCCtatataatagtactagtataaaacAAGTAAGACCGAATTAGTTATTCAACTATAGTTTTGAATTGTCTTATCATTTTTGGTCAAGAAACAAAGATAAGACCGAAATGAAATAAACTCCCGCCAATTTTCAAAACCGGCTATAGCCGGTTGCGAAGACAGTAGGCAGTCAGTTATATAAATAGTAAAAACAGAAgctcataattaaattattttgtatattttgtattGGATTTTGGGGGTAAGCTAAGCTCGCTCTTCCGCTTGTGATGTGAGAGTTGTGACATCCAATTCTCGCTGCGCTTGTCTTCTCCTTTCTCACAGCCAATTCTGCTGCCCCTCCCTTCCATGAAGTTTGCTCTGCCCGCGGCTTGATCGGTGGCGTTATTTAGCAACTCCAACTCTGCCCAATTCTCAACGTCCTTGCCCCTCCGATGAGTGCGGTGAACATCACCAACGTCGCTGTGCTAGACAATCCGGCTTCCTTTTTGTCCCCTTTCCAGTTCGAAATCTCCTACGAATGCGTTACTTCTCTCAAAGACGGtaatttttttaccattttcctTTGTAATTTTAGTGCTCAGTTGAATTACATGTCAATTTGCTCTATTACCACATTTAGGGCTACTTGATTCTAGGTTATGCGTGTTggaattatttcctttttttggcgAATTTTGTGTTAATTGATTCGCAGTATTAGTTGATTCTGATAGTGAAATTTATACGGTTTAGCTAAGAGATGTATCGGTTAAGTGATGAAGGAAAATAGTTGATTTGGGTGTTTTTAATggtgaattagggtttatgactGATAAGCTTTTAAGAGGATTTCGACAAATATTGATGTCCTCAGCTACTAGATTGGCAGAAAGAAATTGTGGAGCTTAGGTAGAAACCTGTTAGAAGATGTGGAAAAATCTACATCATGCTAACCATTCATGGACTACATGTTTTTAGACTCTGTTTGGCTATTTAGGACCTCTCCTTGATCTCGTATAAATTGTTTGAGACAGGATTGATGAATATTCACTCACTCATATAGACAGGATTGAGATCATTCCAAATTCCACtgattcaataattcaaaaataaagattataatttatttgGTAACCCATTATCATTCTGCAATGTGCTAGGCAAATAAGTTCACCTCAATGGCTGCAGACCATGAAAATGATGTTTTAGTATATTCATTTGCTTGCATGTCCATTCTATAAGAGGTTAATTCTGCAATTAGACTTAACAACTCATGGTTAGTAAGCAAGTGTGGCATGACTATGAGGATGGCATTTCCACCCATATTCTGGGATGAAGCTGCTACTGCCTTTAGAACCCCTCAAAGTAGATAAAGGATGTAGAGAAGGAAAAAGCAAGAGGGTAATGACATTGAAGCCACCATTCTTTCATATTCCCCTGGGAGAAGTAGCTAATAAGGATCTGATTGCTTGTTGGAAATGTATTGTAAACCTTGTCCTAATACAataattttctctttttctaaAGACTGGTGGTTAGGTTTTTTCAGTTTTCAAGAAGATCTTTGGATTATTGACTTGACATAGGTATACAAATTTTCATGATAATGTATAGTCGAAAAGAAAACTATGCTGCCTATTTGTATTAACTAAGTGCTCTCCAGATCTGGAGTGGAAACTCATTTACGTAGGATCTGCTGAAGATGAAACTTATGACCAACTTTTGGAAAGTGTTCTTGTTGGCCCAGTCAATGTAGGCAACTATCGTTTTGTTTTGCAGGTAAAAGCTATAATAAAGTACTTACGTATTTAAAACTTAAACTACTTTGCATGCTTCTCAAGATCTTATGTTCTCTTTTGGTTATTAATATCAGGCAGACCCTCCAGATCCTTCCAGAATACGCGAGGAAGACATTATAGGTGTCACAGTGCTCTTATTGACATGCTCTTATGTGGGTCAAGAATTTCTTCGTGTGGGCTATTATGTCAATAATGACTATGGTGATGAGCAGCTCCGCGAGGAGCCTCCCCAGAAGATCATGATTGACAGGATTCAGAGAAACATATTATCTGACAAGCCAAGAGTGACCAAATTTCCCATTAATTTCAACCCGGAAAACAGTGAGAACGGAGAACAAGCACCTTCCCCTGATCACGTTGCTGAAGCAGATAAGCATGAAGAAGAGACGCTCCCCTCAACAAATAATATTTCTGATAAAGATGAGCCTAAAACATGATGCTACTAACTTCTCCAGTTCCGTGGCTTCTTTAGTCATCATGTTGTGCTGTGCTGTGCTATCCTGATATCTGGCTATCCGCATTTGACATTGTTAGTTTAATTTAGGTCTCAACTAAGTTCTGGCTACTATTTTCTGTCATTTTTGGTTCTTGCATCAGTTAATGCCAGCTGCTGTGCTCAATACCTTGCACATCTGATTCTTATGCTTCTAACTGAAATATGTTTGTTGTTTTAAAACCTTTTAAATTCTAAGGTGTTAGCCAGTTCAACTTACAGCTAGGAGCctctttttcttaaattttactctttgatttttttttctttttctagaagCTAAGAAGCCCATTTTTGGCTGGCTTCTGCCTGTTGCTTAAGTTACAGTTTTGTTATTGTGATTATTCTCATAACCTTTTAAATGTAATATCAGAAAAATGTTTCTACATTCGTTGACATCATGCTGTTAAGCTATGTTGAAAGAAGCCCAATGTTAACGATGATTAAAGGAGACTATAAATTGAGCCCTGCATTCACCCTTAATTGTAAAgctaatgaaaataaaaaatgatcagTTACAAGCAACTTATCCATTATCCTGAATCCAAACAAAATTGGGAAATATAAAAACACAACAAAGAGGTTAAAAACTTGTTTATTGGATATTCTTGTAGAGATTGAACTTGTGTCTATATAGGAAACCGCAGTCATTTATAGAAAAATTAGCTGTCTTCAGTCCTCATTCTTACGCCTCTTCTCCCGCTTCTCTGTTGATCGTTTTGCTTTTCTAGATTCAGCGTCCTGTGCTCAGAAAATCGAATCATAGTTAGTACTACTTCCAGAGAATCTAAAAATCATTCCATTGCAATAGTATTAGGGTGTGTGCTTTTCTTCACCTGTCTAGGTCTCTTCTTCTGTTTCAAATGTCCTTTGCCCTTTTTATTTGGCTTCTCTGGTTTCTGTTAGGATCGTTATGTTTAGCGTGTTAAATTAGGCAAAGATGGTAAAATAAAACACATCCATGAAGAACAGTACCTGTCGAGAAGCTGTAGTTGGTGCATCATTCTCAGAATACACCTCGCCCTCAATTTCTC
This DNA window, taken from Salvia splendens isolate huo1 chromosome 18, SspV2, whole genome shotgun sequence, encodes the following:
- the LOC121775780 gene encoding probable histone chaperone ASF1A, which gives rise to MSAVNITNVAVLDNPASFLSPFQFEISYECVTSLKDDLEWKLIYVGSAEDETYDQLLESVLVGPVNVGNYRFVLQADPPDPSRIREEDIIGVTVLLLTCSYVGQEFLRVGYYVNNDYGDEQLREEPPQKIMIDRIQRNILSDKPRVTKFPINFNPENSENGEQAPSPDHVAEADKHEEETLPSTNNISDKDEPKT